The following coding sequences are from one Coffea arabica cultivar ET-39 chromosome 11e, Coffea Arabica ET-39 HiFi, whole genome shotgun sequence window:
- the LOC113719089 gene encoding pectinesterase, with translation MPPLKMGGIKNKTKLLQLTLAALLALFSLVTNTNAVLQHPSPSHTTTTTTSSSTTTTSKSSIHVHQHLQIAHSTCQGTFYPDLCVSTLATFPDLRQRTLPEIISGMVNSTVFEVRDSKQNCTRIRRKLQNLDPLDRRALEDCLQLLDDTFAQLKATISDLSSNKSALQHYMDLQTLFSAAMTNQDTCLDGFAFSGRKYIRKFIEGRLRKISHHVSNSLAMLKRVKKQQAAAGAVFPEEEGEFGTPVKSGDGFPTWLKKKDRALLQAPLNQTKVNLTVAKDGSGNFTTINDALQAAPNSSTTRFVIYIKAGAYFEYIEVERRKTMIMFMGDGIGKTVIKGNRSVGAGWTTFRSSTVAVVGDGFIARGITIENYAGPSQHQAVALRSGSDLSAFYQCSFIGYQDTLYVHSLRQFYRECDVYGTVDFIFGNAAVVFQLCNLYARRPNPNQQNLFTAQGREDPNQNTGISILNCKVAAAADLLPVLSSFRSYLGRPWKEYSRTVYLLSNMESLIDPAGWLPWNGSFALSTLFYGEYKNRGPGSNTTARVKWPGYRVITNTTVASQFTVGNFIQGTAWLPNTGIPFYPNLTPS, from the exons ATGCCACCACTCAAAATGGGCGGCATCAAAAACAAGACAAAGCTACTCCAGCTCACTTTAGCCGCTCTGCTGGCCCTCTTCTCCCTTGTCACAAACACCAACGCAGTGCTACAACATCCATCACCTTCacatactactactactactactagtagTAGCACCACCACCACCAGTAAAAGTAGTATTCACGTCCACCAACACCTTCAAATTGCTCACTCAACATGCCAGGGCACCTTCTACCCAGACCTCTGCGTCTCCACTCTGGCCACATTCCCGGATCTTCGCCAGAGGACGCTCCCGGAGATCATTTCAGGCATGGTTAACTCCACCGTGTTCGAGGTCAGGGACTCCAAACAAAATTGCACCCGCATTCGCAGAAAGTTACAGAATCTGGACCCGCTGGACCGTCGAGCTCTGGAAGACTGCCTGCAGCTCCTGGACGACACCTTTGCTCAGCTGAAGGCCACCATCTCCGATCTGTCCTCCAACAAATCTGCTCTCCAGCACTACATGGACCTGCAGACCCTCTTCAGCGCCGCAATGACCAATCAGGACACATGTCTAGATGGTTTCGCTTTCTCGGGGAGGAAGTACATCCGGAAATTCATCGAGGGAAGGCTTCGCAAGATTTCCCACCATGTCAGCAATTCGCTAGCCATGCTCAAGAGAGTCAAGAAGCAGCAAGCAGCGGCAGGTGCAGTGTTCCCGGAGGAGGAGGGAGAGTTTGGGACGCCGGTGAAGAGTGGAGATGGGTTCCCGACTTGGTTGAAGAAGAAGGACAGGGCATTGCTACAGGCGCCCCTGAACCAAACTAAAGTCAATCTGACAGTGGCCAAGGACGGCAGCGGCAACTTCACCACCATCAATGACGCGTTACAGGCGGCTCCAAACTCTAGCACCACCAGATTCGTGATTTACATAAAGGCCGGGGCCTACTTCGAGTACATTGAGGTGGAAAGGAGGAAGACAATGATCATGTTTATGGGAGATGGCATCGGAAAGACAGTGATAAAGGGCAACCGGAGCGTGGGGGCAGGATGGACTACGTTCCGCTCTTCCACAGTCG CTGTGGTGGGAGATGGATTCATTGCCAGAGGGATCACCATTGAAAACTACGCTGGACCTAGCCAACACCAAGCAGTGGCCCTGAGGAGTGGCTCAGATCTCTCAGCATTCTACCAATGCAGCTTCATCGGCTACCAGGACACGCTCTACGTGCATTCCCTTCGACAATTTTATAGGGAATGCGATGTGTATGGTACAGTCGACTTCATCTTCGGGAATGCCGCTGTTGTGTTCCAACTTTGCAACCTTTATGCCCGGAGACCAAACCCAAACCAGCAAAACTTATTCACTGCCCAAGGAAGAGAGGATCCTAACCAAAATACTGGGATTTCGATCTTGAACTGCAAAGTTGCTGCAGCGGCAGATTTGCTTCCCGTCCTATCCTCATTTAGAAGCTATCTTGGTCGTCCGTGGAAAGAATATTCAAGAACTGTTTACCTTCTGTCAAACATGGAAAGCTTGATAGACCCTGCTGGATGGTTGCCGTGGAACGGTAGTTTTGCATTGTCAACCCTTTTCTATGGGGAGTATAAGAATAGAGGACCCGGTTCAAACACCACTGCCAGAGTAAAATGGCCTGGTTACAGGGTCATCACCAATACCACCGTTGCCAGTCAGTTTACGGTTGGGAATTTCATCCAGGGAACTGCATGGCTGCCTAATACTGGAATCCCATTTTATCCCAATTTGACACCCTCCTGA